GGTAAAGTTCTGGTACCTGAAGGTGAGAAGAGCCAGCATTGGACTGGGAGGGGTGGGACAAGGGGAGAGGAAGGTTGACACATAAGAGATCaaaactcaggggcccttgaccactgagccccatccccagccctattttgtattttatttagagacagggtctcgtcgagttgtttagtgcctcggcattgctgaggctggctttgaacttgagatcctcctgcctcagcctcctgagccactgggatgacaggtgtgcaccactgcgcccagcctaaaatttcttaaagaagaaaaaaaaaatagaaacaacctgTCTAAGGATATGAGGCGGGTTAAAGAGTGTAAGTGAAAGAGTGTGACCGAAGTCCTGTGTAACCTACAGTCAGCAggtgactgacatctaggaaggccacacccaagggcagagcaagagaaggggacacacagagggagtttccatggaacattctatcccaaacagggcaaaggggtaggattacaaaggaacaggtaagTGTAGCTCAACTCCAGGCGTCTGCCTGCTCAGAAGATTGGCCTTGCTATCTGAGTGGGTCACCGCCCCAGCCACAAGGAATGCAGGGGTGGGTCAGAGCCTGGTGCACCAGGACTGGAAGGTATGGTCATTGAGAGCAGCTCCCACATATTATTCATTATCCTCCTTTTTGGAGATAAGAAAACAGACTCGAAACTAACATGGGGTTAAGAGTTGGGCGTAGGAGTGTCTGACTACAACTTGTGCTAACAATCACGAGTTGAattatattatcattttcttttgagtCCGTCCTCAAATGCATTTGCCATTGGACATGACATTGGGGGAATTACGTAGTAGTGTCATTAGTGCATTTTTTCCATGAACTTGACTCTTGTtctgtaagggtccggcagagcgtcggagaaagagaccacgcaagagactgactccatgcaatttgcaaaaggggatttattggggatccattccagcgcgctggggccccatgctcactcaagaagggagagcagcccggagcccagagctgaggtcaagcagagcttaagtacactttctggagagggcggtgggctttgcatacatcagaacaaatcatcatgaggtgcggggaaattgaacaacaactctgagacgtgattggcacattcattggcaggaacaggtcgggcgggggtgatcggtcattcctaagcgggatacacattcaaactgattggttcaggccctgtgacaaactgcacagggccctaggctgaatggccagtagggcgttgtcttaactatctcaggaatctgggtgtaacagaggaactcaataatacctaatcttttatattttaattcaagctttccagcttagaaactttaccctttcagttcaTTACTGTGCCCAAAGCACACTGCTTTTGTTACCTCTGCTTTATGTGACATATCCAAGATGACAAAtaatcaagcttttttttttcataattaactGGCTTTTCCCAGGCATGTGTACTTCTAATATGAATCTTCAGGCAACCCTGAGATTCTAATTGAAATTTTCAATGAATGTCTAACTTCATTTTGGAGGAATTGATCATTTGATATTATTCTTTCCCCTTCGCCTTTCAGTttattctgattttgttttctgttgtctgTGTGACTTAGTTTTCTCCAATTATTTCCTATATTTAATATAGTGTATTGCTCCATCCATTCCAAATGAATAAAATGGACTTCAGAGGCCCTGAAGGTCCATAAGTGACCCTAACTTCCTCTTTTATTGAAATCTTGATGGCCCATATAAGATCACTCATCTTATATAATaaatctccctctctccctctcccctgccttctctctttcctctctcctccccccacaCCAACCAATATACCTTCTCCAGTACGTGAAAGATAAATACCGAGGACAAGCAGTGCCTTCAAAATATGCATTGGAGCTACTGACCATTTATGCCTGGGAAAGGGGTACAGACGAAAGTGAGAATTTCAACATGGACGAAGGGCTTGTGGCTGTCATGAAACTCCTCAGAGATTATAAAGATATCTGCATTTACTGGACCAAGTACTATGATTTCCAAAATGAGACCGTCAGAAACTTTATCAAACAAAAGTTGAAGGACTACAGGTGAGTGTGTTGATTGTCTGACTTTCCACTTCAAGGAATAGAAAAGCCAACTggaataattcttaaaataaaaggacttttgcaacTGGAAAACCCAAACGTAAAAGAAGCTTCAGGTATGGCATGATCTAGGTGCTTGCTATGTCATCCGAATCCCTTTCTATGACTTGTTCAGCTCTGCCCCTTCCAGGGCTTTACCATTAAAATCAGGTTCATTCCTTTATGGTTACATCAGTTCTAGGCTTCTCCTTTAGACATATACCTTCTGGTACAAGAGGAAACCTTCCAAGCAAAATCTCAAGAGATTCACTCTGATTGGGCCAGCTTGGGTTACAAATGTCATCCTAAACCAAGACTTTCATCTTAGAGATAGTTCTTCCTACACCAAAGCACGCACAACATGAGTGCATCAGGTCTAAGTGTGACAGAGCTCTGCTTTCCTGTTGTCCCCCAGGCCTGTTATCCTAGACCCGGCTGACCCCACCAACAAcctgggaagagggagaggatggGACCTGATGGCCAGAGAGGCTGTTTACTGCCTGAGAAAGGCCTGCTGCAGGACAGAGGACCCCGGCCACGGCTGGCATGTCCAGGTAGGACTTCCATTCCAAGTCAGGGCTCAGGTTGTCTCCACACAGACTCCCCAACTCTTGCCACAGGACCCACGGCTTCGTGGGACAGGCGACCCTCTCCCATGTGGACATCCCCACCCATCAGCTCTAGAATTCTTCTCTTTGTACTGTGAATGTCTGGGCTTCGTTTCATTCCCCTGTAAAATGGCAGGAAAATATCGGCCCTGCCTGGATTCTTGCTCTTAATACAAGAGACTTAATAATTCCCCCAAAATTAAGCAAGGATCACAGGGACTCCCCTGAGGACAATCGCTGTGTCGTCACAGCTGGTCCCACCCAGGTGTCTAACACTAAGTAGGAATCCATGTTCAGAGATCAGGACTCTGAAGATGAGCTCCCCTAGGAGGCCGATTTGCCCAACCGGCTACTCGGAGAGAAATCTGGCCACCATTCCCTCTCTTCGTATCCTGCGTGGAAattctgagtctggcctcaaaagCAACCCCACAGCACCAGAAGCAAGGCAGATAACTAAGCCACTGCAGAGAAGCCATCACCCAGTCGCACACCATTGGCTGGGAATGTCCAGTGGACCCTGGGTCCTGAGAGACAAAATCAAAGGAAACTGTTGGAAAGGAGATAGAATTAAAGTAGGTTTCCCGCGCACCTCAATACCCTGTCTCATGAAACACCACCTCCCAATGCCCACTCTTCCATCACTTCATCCACTGCCATGGACATACCACAGACCCCCGAGCACACACCTGTGTCCGGATGCATTTTGACTTTACTTGAATTGTTATTCAATGGGTTATTCCATTACTAAATTAAATTATCTTACAGACCATTCCCCCATCCACCCATATATACCCAATAGGCCtaaccatacaaaaaaaaaaaaaaatcaagacacttCTGAGCATGAAATCGGGAAGATTCATTGTGCCAGGTCAAGTGATCTACACCAGGACTGCCCTATGAACATAAAACCAGCCCAGAACCAATGAATTTTTTTCAGCAGCTACATCCTAGTTCAATGAATGAAAAGTCTTATTTGTGTAACCCGTACCGTGGGGCAGATTTCGAAGATGCTTTCAGGCTTTTGCCATCACAGTGAATACCCTTGAACATGTCTCCCAGAGCTCGACGTTAAATCACTTAACCTCACATCAGCACTTAGATGTGCTCATGGAGATACTAAACATTGTCACCAGGCGACAGGTGAAGACTTTGAATAGTCCATGTAGCAGGAGTGTGATTTTGAGACCAGTTGTTCCTCGAGTTTGGGTGAGTTAAAAGACAAGAGTTTGTCCCAATGGATCTGTTAGCCTAGAAGGACCAAATAGTTTCCTTCACTTGGAACAGTCTGAGCCCTGTTGTCCCCCATAGTTATTAAGAGCCCCTCCTTGGACTTCTGAGAGTATCTTGGTAAATTACATCATCAGTAGCTAGAAGGGAGAAGCTTTGGAGGCCAAGATGGCCATGTCCACCCAAGAACTTTCTTAGGTTGCTCCTTCTCTTTCAGAGAGCAAGAGATGTCCAGGTGACTGTGAAACAGACCGGTCAGAAGCCTTTGACGCTCTCGGTGAACCCGTACAGTCCCATCTGGAAGATGAAAGCAGAGATCAAGAGGACAAATAGGGCAAGTAGCCCCCAGAGTCAGTATCGTCTCTCCTTCCAGGAGCCCGGGGGAGAGAGGCAACTGCTCAGCAGCCAACAGACTCTGGCCGATTATGGGATCTTCTCTAAGGTGAATGTCCGCGTGCTGGAGACCATCCCTCCCGAGATCCAGGTCTTTGTGAAGGATGCTAATGGGCAGAGCACACCCTATGCCATCTACCCTGATGACACCATCCGTGACTTGAAAGAGAAAATCGAGGACGCTGGAGGACCCTTAGTAGAAGACCAGATACTGAAAGCCCAGGGTCGGACCCTGTGGAATCGCCGCAGGCTTGAAGACTTGGACATAGAAGACTGTGACACCATCACGCTCATTAAGAGAAGCTGAAGGTCCCTAGGACTGCCCATGGTCAGGCGGCTCACCCTGTAGACTCCTGGGGTCCCTTCCcccaatcccagccctttctaccCACTCTGCACTTTCTGAAGTCTAAATATGAATATGTGCATAGCCCTCTCCTGTTTAAATGCCTTCGGTGTCTCCTCATTACCTTCAGAATGCAGTTCAAGTTCCTTTGCTTGTGCATTCGGGATCCTTGACTTTTACCCCTTGCTCTACCCCTCAATTTGCCTTGTCACTCAAAACAAACCAGATGTTCCCACACAATTGCCATTCCAGAACACTAAATGTCATCACTTTGAGTCAACTCTCCCCTCTCTCATGACtcccctcttttatttatttatttttaaatttttggtggacacaatatctctattttaggtgtatgtggtgctgaggatggaacccagtgcccccgaGAATGCCAGGCCAGCGAGCTACCACGTCACACCACATCCCCAGGGTCTCTCCCCTCTTTTAACGCTCACACTTCTAAGTCATTGAATGAATCTCAACCTGTGGACCTCAGACCAGCAGAACCAGCCGCACTCGGGAACTCCCTAGACAGGAAAACTCACAGCAACTCTCCCAAGTTCACCTGAGTCAGATTCTCAGGTGGTGACACCCAGCGGGCCGCGTCTCACAAGCCTTCCAAGATGCGTGTTGCAGTTTGGGAACCCCTGACACCTGCCCCATACAGCTGGCCAAGGCATCTCTTGCCCTTACCTCCCCTCCTCACCCAGATCAGACTTCTGTGGAAGTACCTGGGCACCCTCCCTGTGTTCCTTCATCTGTCGCCCTCTACGAGTGAAACCTGACAAACTGTGCTTTATTCCTGTGCCCGTGGCCTAGAATGGCCCCTCTCCAGTGCAAACATTTGGCCCATGCTTTCTGAGTAAAGGAATGAGCCCAAGTATGGGTTTGAATCCTTCACCATTGTCTTTATGAGGGTCTTGTCCCAATGCCATCTTGGAGCCCACATTGTTTGGGGTACCCCCCTGAGCTCATGTCttatatttttttggaaaaaaaaaaaaaacaatgctagAGTGGTGGATCTGGTCTCCATGCTCATAGCCAATGATGCTTTCCTCTCTGTCTAACCCTAACTGGGCCAAAGGTGATCAGGATAGAAGCCATCCATTGCTCTCCTTCACCAATCAGGTTCGCAGCACAGGAGAGTGCACCCAGGTCCAGTGAGCTCCTGCTGTGGTTAAACAGAAGAGCAGAACTCCACCCAAGCCCATATTTTAGTAAAGAGAGTCAACAGCCCAGAGAATGGAACCACACACAGCCAGAGACAGGATCAAAGGTCCTTCCCCATCCCTAAGAAGAGAAGATGGGGAATGTCAgtcctgacatttttttttcctatcaagtTCCCCCTAAATTTCTTCAACATCTCAGTCGGGTAAGCAGCCACCATTGAATACATCAGAATCGGTATATTTTCTGTCCCAAGACCTTTGACTAAAGCGAGGCATGGGGACACAGTTCCTtgtgagttgggaggctgaggcaggaggaccacaagtttgaggccagcctcagcaacttagtgagaccctgtctcaaagaaagaaaaaaaaaagtgaaaatggctgaggatgtggctcagtggcaaagctcctctgggttcagtccccaggaagaacagaggagaaaaaataacTTTGACTAAGATCTGTTTCAGCAGGTCAGCAAAATTAATACAAAGGCACAATGTCATTTGATTCTTATCCTCACAGCTGCCCTGGAAATGGAGGAACGAGTAGAAATAAAAACACTTcctcattttacacatgaggatCTCAAGGCTTAGAGGATAGGAAATGATGTCCGGGGGCAACTTCCGGGGAAGTTCGGGTACCATGACAACCTCAGTGGGAACTTTTGAGCTCTTGTACACCGTCTCAAGGAAGAGCTTCCTCTCCCACCTTCTCTGGGTTCCGCCAGTGGACACTGACCTGAGTTCCAGACTTCGGTTCctttcatcttttcatttcaaatgctTCACCCTCTGCCCAGCTGACTGGACTAGGAGAGATCACCTGGCCCAGGAGAGACTCAACCCGTTACCTGGGCTAAGCCAATCAGAATATGAGTTCTGGAGCCTGGGTGCTGCTACTTCTTGAGTATTTTCTGGGATTATCAGCACAGAGCGCTTGGCATTTAGTTCATGATCACAAGAAGCTTAGATTGTTAACCACTGCTCCCGTTTGATAGGAAACAGAAGCTCACATGAACATTATGTGGACAGAGCTGATTCAAGCTGTTATATGTCtacctggagactggggtgtcaatgCCATATGAGAAGTTTGATCTGCCATACTGAATCGGGAGAAGGGATTTTGTTCTACCTTCTAGCATGAGAAATaggcattatttaaaaaataggagggagaggaaaggagggagcaaGGGGGTAGGATGCTGGTGGAATGAGTcagacatcactaccctaaggacatgtatgaagacacgaatagtgtgaaaatactctgtgtacaatcagtgacttgaaaaattgtgctctatatgtgtgatatgaaatgacttgcattctgccatcatgtataacaaattaggataaataaataatttaattggaACTTTCCCTCTTAGTGACCATGTGAATAAACTCAGATCATcctgattatatttttttttcaaatggcatCTGATATATTAGTGATCAAATGATTGACAGCTGTTCGACCCTCAGAGATTTGTTGAAGGTgaacaaaaaattaatatgtaaGGTCTAAATGGTTCTTATGTGAATGACTTTTCATTGCCTTGaagttcatctttttttaaaaatatttatcttttaggtgTAGATcggcacaacacaatgcctttatttctatgtggtactgaggatcgaacccgggtcccgcccgtgctaggcaagtgctctactgatgatccacaaccccagcccagagttCATCCTCTGTCACcataaacatatgaaaatgttGGGATCTTAGTGGGGCGGGggagtgctagggattgaacccagggcttggtgtttgcaagacaagcactcaaccaactgagctatatcctcatccCACAGAGTCTTATTTTGTTGTTGACTTAAGTTTGTGAAATTGCTActactttttacattattttaatgttactttaaaataattcaatttaagttttacttaaatttaaatcaaattattttactattacaaatcatattaaaatattattttaatatggtaTGATCAAACAGTAGAAGCATGAGGACTTTGTGGaatgtattacatttttaaaaacatgatgcTTTCCATTTGGGGTTAGCCAGTTTGAAAGCTTACATTGAAATACTGTCATGGTTGACGAACTTCTTGAAAGGATTATCTGCACTTCTGGTTTCCACCCCCCCCCTTCACCCCACTTCTCCTAAACTCATTCTAACCTGGATTCTGCTTCCACATCTCCCATAAAACTGCACACACCTACCCGGGctcagtagcacacacctgtaatcccagcagtttaggaggctgagacaggaggatcttgagtccaaagccaacctcagcaatttagtgagaccccctaagcaatttagcgagatcctgtctctaaaatataaaaaaggtctggggatgttgctcagtggttaagcacccctgggttcaatccctaatatcaaaacacacacacacacacacacacacacacacacacacacccctttcccGTCCACAATTCCTTCAAAGGGAGCTAGGATCCAAGCCTCTCTCTTGAGCTCCATTGCTTCCAGCCTAACCCAGGCCACCAGTGCCTCTCGCCTGGACCACAGGACAGGGTCTGGACCCACCTTTCTGCATCTGCTCTTGCCCCCCTAAAATCCATCCTCACCACAGAAGCAGCCAGACCAATTTTTCCCGATTCTAACTTTGTCACGAGTCACTCTTGTCATCTACCACTGTCCCCAGGATAGACTCAGAGCCCGTTCACCTGGGTTGACCCAGTggttcatttcctctttttgaaaACGGAGTCATCATTTAGCTTCCACAccactctttctccttcttctctgctAGCTCTGCAACTCTCAACTTCTGCATGACATTGAAGGCTTAGGGGCTCAGTGCTTGGTCCCTTTCCCTCCTTGCTCTACACTCCTTCTCTCCTTCAGTCTCGTGGCCTTAAATACCTGTTTGCTGGTGACTCCTGAATTTGTATCTCAAGTCCAGACCTGAAATCACAACTCCTTCATCCAACTCTCGTCCACGTCTCCACCTGGATCTCTAGTGGGCACCTCAGGTCAGTTCCAAACAGCTCTTGATCGTCACACCCACACACCACCCTTGCCCCACATTTTCCCCCTAAATTAAGAGCAATTCCAGAGCCAGACACGGGGGTGcactcctgtcatcccagtggctggggaggctgaggcaggaggatctcgagttcaaagccagcctcagccccagagaggcactaagtaactcagtgagaccctgtctctaagtaaaatacaaaatagggctggggacggggctcagtggttaagctcccctgggttcactcctcagtacaaaaaaaaaaaagaacaattccaTCCTTCTGATTGCTAAAGCCCACAGACTTAGAACACATCTTAACTCTGATCTTCCCCTCACTATTGATTACTCTCTATCCATCCACAAGACCTAGCCTTAGACTCAAAGTAGATCCATCAAAATGAGGAACCTGGGGTTCCATTCCAAACAATACCGAAGGAAAGATGTGGATGGTGTATCATCAAAAGATTCCATAGGCTGATAATTGTGAGAGCTAATTGATGGTATATGGATATATTCCagttttttctctgtttaaatCACACTACTCTCCCTACCTTCTCTGCTACCACTCTGATCCAAGCCACCATATGTCCTGCCTGTACAGTAGCACTAACCCTCTGACTCCCCTCTGATTCCCCTCTCACCTCCCCTCTCAACCCCTGCTTTTAATCTAATTCTCCCTTCACAGCCAGTGGGATGGATCCTGTTGATA
This is a stretch of genomic DNA from Ictidomys tridecemlineatus isolate mIctTri1 chromosome 2, mIctTri1.hap1, whole genome shotgun sequence. It encodes these proteins:
- the LOC144375189 gene encoding 2'-5'-oligoadenylate synthase-like protein 2 isoform X2, with translation MDEGLVAVMKLLRDYKDICIYWTKYYDFQNETVRNFIKQKLKDYRPVILDPADPTNNLGRGRGWDLMAREAVYCLRKACCRTEDPGHGWHVQRARDVQVTVKQTGQKPLTLSVNPYSPIWKMKAEIKRTNRASSPQSQYRLSFQEPGGERQLLSSQQTLADYGIFSKVNVRVLETIPPEIQVFVKDANGQSTPYAIYPDDTIRDLKEKIEDAGGPLVEDQILKAQGRTLWNRRRLEDLDIEDCDTITLIKRS
- the LOC144375189 gene encoding 2'-5'-oligoadenylate synthase-like protein 2 isoform X1 is translated as MNPSPDLYETPGDRLDALLKHSLQPQEDWKEESKDVWQRMERFFRDQCFQDKLFLGQEVRVLKVVKGGSSGKGTTLNHRSDLDMILFLSCFASFQNQSLVRKYILDFIEEKLDCCSRSLAYSITVIHHREGNRIPRSLTLEIQCRKSTDVFRMDVLPAFDALGSFSPDSKPEPEIYESLINASGYPGEFSPSFTQLQRHFVKSRPFKLKNLLRLVKFWYLKYVKDKYRGQAVPSKYALELLTIYAWERGTDESENFNMDEGLVAVMKLLRDYKDICIYWTKYYDFQNETVRNFIKQKLKDYRPVILDPADPTNNLGRGRGWDLMAREAVYCLRKACCRTEDPGHGWHVQRARDVQVTVKQTGQKPLTLSVNPYSPIWKMKAEIKRTNRASSPQSQYRLSFQEPGGERQLLSSQQTLADYGIFSKVNVRVLETIPPEIQVFVKDANGQSTPYAIYPDDTIRDLKEKIEDAGGPLVEDQILKAQGRTLWNRRRLEDLDIEDCDTITLIKRS